In Microbulbifer pacificus, the genomic stretch CGGGCTGCCGGCGGGTACCCTGAACGTGGTGGTGGGTTCTGATTCTGCCGCCATTGGTAAGGTGCTGACCCAGGATTCCAGGGTGGCGAAGTTCACATTCACCGGTTCCACCCAGGTGGGCAAGCTGCTGATGGCGCAGTGTGCGAGTACGGTGAAAAAAATGTCCATGGAGCTCGGCGGCAATGCGCCGTTCATTGTCTTCGACGATGCGGATATCGACGTGGCGGTGGCCGCCTGTATGGCGACAAAAATGCGCAATGCGGGCCAGACTTGTGTGTCGACAAACCGGATTTATGTGCATGAATCGGTGCACGATGAGTTTGTGGATAAGTTGCGTGAGCAGATGGCGGCGCTGCGGCCGGGGCACGGGCTGGAAGAGGGCACTACGTTGGGGCCGCTGATTTTCCGGCGTGCGGTGGACCGGGTGCACGGGTTGGTGGAGGAGGCGGTGGCCAATGGGGCGCGCCTGCTGTTGGGCGGAGATTTTCTGCCACACGGAGAAAATTATTACGCGCCGACGCTGCTTACGGATGTGCACGATGATATGCGTATTGCACGCGAGGAGATTTTCGGGCCGCTGGCGGTGGTGCAGCGGTTCCGCGAGGAAGAGGATGTGATCCGGCGCGCCAATGATACGCTGTTCGGGTTGGCGGCGTATGTGATGAGTGAAAATATTCGCCGGGCGAATCGGGTGGTAGAGGCGCTGGAGTATGGAATGGTAGCCTGTAACGCGGGCGTCTTCTCCACCACTGTGGCCCCGTTTGGCGGCTGCAAGGAATCCGGTATTGGTCGCGAGGGCGGTGTCGAGGGTATGGCGGAATTTTACGAAACCAAATACTGCTGTTATGGCGTTTGATCTGTAGGAGCCTGCTTGCAGGCGAGCCTCCGCGGCTCATTTTTACAAAAGTCCAGTGGCGGCAAAGCACTGCGCTTCCCTTTTCGAAACCGCTGTGAATACATCCCTGTACGCTGCGTCGGCAACTTCCCTGTTGCCGACGCTTTCGAAAAGGGAATCCCAGCACTTTGCCTTCGCAGCAAGCTTTTTACTACGTTAGTTAGAAAGTATTGAATTTTTGCTTTGGAGAAAACCATGTCCGAACTGAAAACCGACGCCTTCTGGATGCCCTTTACCCCAAACCGCACCTACAAGGCGGCGCCGCGTATCGTCGAGCGTGCGGAGGGGATTTACCTGTTTGAGAAATCCGGTCGCAAAATCATCGATGCCACCGCGGGCCTGTGGTGTTCCAATGCCGGCCACTGCCGCCGTGAAATCGCCGAGGCCATTCATCAGCAGGCGTTGAAGCTGGATTACAGCTCGATCTTCAATTTTGGCCACGAGCTGAGTTTTGAGTATTCAGAGCGTCTGGTGCAATACACACCGGATGGATTGAATCGGGTGTTCTTCGGCAACTCCGGTTCGGAGGCGGTGGAGTCGGCGCTGAAGATTGCACTGCAATATCAGCGCGCCCGCGGCAAGGGTACGCGCACGATGTTTATCGGCCGTGAAAAAGGCTATCACGGGGTGAACTTTGGCGGGATTTCCGTGGGTGGTTTGCCGCCGAATTACCAGGCGTTTGGTCAGCCGGTTAAGGCGAATCATATGCGCCACACTCTGGATATCGCGCGCAATGCCTTTTCCAAAGGTCTGCCGGAGCACGGTATCGAGCTGGCGGAGGACCTGGAGCGACTTGTTGCCTTCCACGGCGCGGACCAGATTGCGGCGGTGATCGTGGAGCCATTTTCCGGTGCCGGCGGTGTGGTGCTGCCGCCCAAAGGTTATCTGCAGCGCTTGCGGGAGATTTGCGACAAGCACGATCTGCTGCTGATTTTTGATGAGGTGATTTCCGGTTGGGGGCGCACTGGTTCGCCGTTTGCGTCCCAGGAGTTCGGTGTCATCCCGGACATGATCACTTCCGCCAAGGGCATCACCAATGCGACGGTGCCGCTGGGCGCGGTGTTTGTGAGCGACAGGATTTACAACACGGTGATGGATGCGGCGGCCGAGGGGATGGTGGAGTTTTTCCACGGTTATACCTACTCCGCGCACCCGGTCGCCTGCGCGGCGGGGATGGCGACGCTGGATATCTACGAGCGTGAGGGGCTGCTGACCCGCGCGGCGGGAGATATCGGCAAGTACTGGGAAAATGCGCTGCACAGCCTGGCGGATCTCGACAATGTGGTCGATGTGCGCAATTACGGTCTGGTGGGCGCCATTGAGCTGCGCGCGCCGGACAATCTCAAGGGCAAGTACGGGGCCAAGGCGTCGGCGCTGGCCTGGGATGCGGGAGTGATGGCGCGGGGTATCGGCGATGCGCTGTGCATGTCGCCGCCGCTGATCATCGAGAGCCATGAAATCGACGATATCGTTGGCAAACTGCGCGATGTGATCGCCGGGCTGGGGTAAACGGAACCGGACTCCGTTATCCGTTCACGCCGATGGGAGGTGCTGGAAGGCAGGCGGTGAGTGGATGGGGAGTCTTCCACTTCGAGGCTAGACTTCAGGGGTAGTCGGCTGATTCAGCAGAGTGCGCGGGGCCGTTGCGGTTCGGGCGCCATGCTGTGTTCGCCACTCAGTATGGGAGGGTGGCGCCTCCGGCTACCGTGGCGCGTGCGGCTCCCGCCGCGTCGCTTTGTTGCGGTGGCGGGGGCCGTACGTAGCTGTATTTTCGGCTGCGTTATTTTTGGCTGGCTGTTCCCGGCTTTTTTGGGGGCACGTGATCAGGCCAGTCATGCCGATCGCTGTTTTACAGGTTCAGCAGATTGTGGACCGTCGCTATGGGGGAGGTGCTTTGTGCCGCAG encodes the following:
- a CDS encoding NAD-dependent succinate-semialdehyde dehydrogenase, which translates into the protein MDLNIKRLLKAQNYIDGQWCDGVGKLAVTDPATGALLAEVADGAAADAERAVAAAHAAFPGWSRKTAAERAAVLKRWYRLIVDNREDLAQLLTLEQGKPLAEALGEIDYGASYIEWYAEECRRAYGQTIPTHNPAMRLHTIRQPVGVVTCITPWNFPNAMITRKAAPALAAGCTVVIKPAAETPLSALALCALAEEAGLPAGTLNVVVGSDSAAIGKVLTQDSRVAKFTFTGSTQVGKLLMAQCASTVKKMSMELGGNAPFIVFDDADIDVAVAACMATKMRNAGQTCVSTNRIYVHESVHDEFVDKLREQMAALRPGHGLEEGTTLGPLIFRRAVDRVHGLVEEAVANGARLLLGGDFLPHGENYYAPTLLTDVHDDMRIAREEIFGPLAVVQRFREEEDVIRRANDTLFGLAAYVMSENIRRANRVVEALEYGMVACNAGVFSTTVAPFGGCKESGIGREGGVEGMAEFYETKYCCYGV
- a CDS encoding aspartate aminotransferase family protein, translated to MSELKTDAFWMPFTPNRTYKAAPRIVERAEGIYLFEKSGRKIIDATAGLWCSNAGHCRREIAEAIHQQALKLDYSSIFNFGHELSFEYSERLVQYTPDGLNRVFFGNSGSEAVESALKIALQYQRARGKGTRTMFIGREKGYHGVNFGGISVGGLPPNYQAFGQPVKANHMRHTLDIARNAFSKGLPEHGIELAEDLERLVAFHGADQIAAVIVEPFSGAGGVVLPPKGYLQRLREICDKHDLLLIFDEVISGWGRTGSPFASQEFGVIPDMITSAKGITNATVPLGAVFVSDRIYNTVMDAAAEGMVEFFHGYTYSAHPVACAAGMATLDIYEREGLLTRAAGDIGKYWENALHSLADLDNVVDVRNYGLVGAIELRAPDNLKGKYGAKASALAWDAGVMARGIGDALCMSPPLIIESHEIDDIVGKLRDVIAGLG